ttttaattattttcacaATTATATTCctgcacttaatatttatcacatattttaattttaattttttttaatttttttgatttttatttggattttgactttttttactgttgtcagttttaatatcaacacaaaatcaacacaaaatcaacatatgtaataaactaacttatttaaattaacattgtaacattacaataatttaacatcattattgttttcttcacaaatgctaaaatcaacaaaatatcaactgaaaatcaacacaatatcaaaactataacattacaataattcaacatcactATTTGTCTTCTTCCCCGATCCTACCACATgatctagtctcaatttaatttaatttaattttttagtttatgtcatagaaaatattattttatttgtcaatgttaaaatcaaaaaataaatcagttgatattaacataatatcaacataaagtcaacataaaatcaacaacactgtaatattacaataattcagcaatcaatcatcatcaacaaatcgttctgcagaataaaaaaacgcagaaatacaacaaaacacaagaaaaatgcagaaataatagaattttattctgcaaaatcacaaaattattatacataacatgaaatgagtattagattctttaaagatactctttatacatgtttaatggtgaaaaaacagtaaaaaataaacaaaatacagatctgaaaataaaaaaaagaacaaaaaatttcagatctaaaatcaaaaagataaagaaagatGGCGGGGAGACGAAGGCGGAACGACAGAgatggaacggcggaggcggaggCGGAACAATGCGCAGATATGAGAATTGTGTGAAAGATGAGTTGAGagagaaaggagagagaaataaattgtaattatgagggTTTGAGCTattagggttctatttatatgaatagcataaaagtaataaattctTCCTTATATGgtagttttaaaatgtcaaacatGGGTCAGTATAAAAGTAAACCAAATCTGAATGTTGGTTATATGAGTAAAAAGCCCTCtattttttcaacaaaaaatgGAATGCGAGTATAGATAGATGATTACTCTAATGTAGGAGTGTAAACGGGCCGAGCCGACCCTTACTCGAGCGTGTTATACAAGCTCGAGCTTGAGCTCGAATAGGCCTAAATTTTGAATCTCCAGTTCGAGATCGACCAATAACCAAACTACTTGAGCTCGAGCTCGACTCAAGttcaataaatataattgtaaaCGGGCCGAGCTGAGCCCGAGTAAGGctaagctcgagctcgagctcgagtgtGTTATACAAGCTCAAACTTGAGCTCGAATAGGCCTAAATTTTGAAGCTCGAGATCGACCAATAACCGAACTACTTGAGCTCGAGCTCGACTCAAATTCAATTAacacaaaattaataattttaatttataatatttgatgtattttaatttttttactataaaaaataatatctaaTCAATTAAGAGGatataaacttaaatttaaagatataaaagtcaatataattaaaatataatttttaatattttatgtgtATGAGACTCGTTTAGACCCGTTTAGGCTCGCGAGCCTAACGAGCCCCCTTATTTGATACTCGAACTCGGCTCGAAATGAAGCTCGAGCTCGAACTCGGCTCGAATTTTTCGAGTCGATCTCGAGTAACTCCCGAGTAGCCCAACTCGTTTACACCTCTATAGTCTAATGAAAGTTTCTAACTATGagtttttgaaaaatgaaaattttaaatttaaactaaaagaCTTCagattaaaattgaacaaatattGTCATTTACATGCTGAAAACAAAATGCCTTTTATTACTAGTACACTAAACACCACCTTGATTCTAACTCTACAAGGCCAAAATTAATTACCAAGACTGCAACCAAGCAAACAGAGGAACATTAAATACCAATTCTTCAAATCAAACCGACGCTGTTCTTTCCCGGAGATCTTATTTCTCAGCTACACAAATCAGAGTATTACAATCTAGAAAAAGGCAGCATTCTCATTTCGACATAAGTTTTTACAAGGCTAccaagaaataaaaagaataaaatacacagtttggtataaatataaatatattgcaCTCCGTCGTAATTGATTTTTCATGTTCCTGTTAGAACAACAATTACACTTTAGCAGGCCATGTTGCTTGAGCTGACATAATAATTCCCACAATCACTCCAAACAAGCCAAGCGCACTACCAAAGATCTCTATCACAAGAATTTTCACAAAAAGTGAGGAGTTTTGAGCATCAGATAGTGCACAGCTGCTACCAATTACTCCTACACACAACCTGTTACAAAATACAAGTCATAACATGCTGCATGTACAAGAAAATATTCATCAAGTAACTTAgataatttataacaaaattcTTTATTAGAGAAATGTAAACGGGTGACAATACTAACCCGCAGACAAGATTTGCAAAGCCCACAATGATCCCAGATGCAAAAATTGCATATCCAGCTCTAAGAGACTCTGGGTCATATAGTTGAGAATTGGGAACACTCTCCAATTTGGTTTGTAGAATAATTGCAACAATAACACCGTATATTGCAACAGCCTCACAAAAGATCACGCTGTGTAAAGCAAGGACTAAAATATTACTAATTCCACCACttgtatcataaatttatacaaAGCTGAAAAAGGATTAAAACTTCAGCATCACAATCAGCTCGCACTTCTGAAGTTCTAATTTACCAAACATGtgcaagaaaataaaattttcaaaacacaAACTTGAATTGATCAGGATGAGGAAATGATCTAGCTTCTAAATACACACTACTGCAGGTTAAGAAGCTAGGCAGGTACAAAAAAACCACTGAAACATACACCTCAAACGATCCGTTTACAAGAAGCAACATATAATTTCATTCTCATTGTGATATATCCCCTTCAAAATGAAACCTTTCCATCATAAGAAATTCCTTAATCTAATCAACTAAAAGCTCTAATGAATCCAAAATCAATTCTATTTACCCTATTACAATATTTATAAAGATTATGCTCCCTAGAATTCAATTCTTCCGAACTAAAGAACAACAGCAGGTAGAGAAGATAACAAACAACCGTGCCAAAAGCCACAAATAATATTGCTAAAATTCATGCTTTTCCAAAGCTTAGAACACATAATTTGGCTTATTGATCTCTTCATATCATCAAAAATTACAATCACATTGAACACCCTCAACCTAGATAGCACAGACACTCCATTCAATCAACGTGTCCAGTTTCTGAAACGGGTTGGACACTTGACTTTTCGGACAAAAgcttcattttttacatagaaaaccttaaaataacacaatttcgccgtgtccaagtgtcccaTTTCCCCGTGTCCATGTCCGTGCTATCTACTCAGCTCATTGCGTACACTCCCAGAGACCCAAGTTATCCACATCTCTAATATAATAAGCAAAAAAGAAATAGCCTATGCTTCATATTGCAATCGTAACAGGCATAGCAGTATTGAACAAAGCTAGGTTAAAATCAAAGTTACCTGATGAGATTTTTAGAAGTAATGCGAGGAGCTTTAATCGCAGCACCAATCAAACTACTTCCAGTTATATAAATCCCCCTGCCAAAAACCCAGACAATTTAAAATTAgatcaaaatcaaatcaattgcTAATTGAAAGACATCAAAAAGGTACCAGGCGGCGCCGAGGACTGAGACGCCGATAGAGATGGCGATTCCGATGGCGGAGAATGTGTAGGGAGAGATATGAACCAACGCGCGTGCCCAAGAGCTTGAATGTCCAACAATTAAGGCGCCTGACATTGTTGATTCTTTGCAGAGGTTCCGGGTTACCCTATTCGATGCGGAAGTAATCCGATGGGTCGGGTTGACGAAGAAGATTTTGTTTCTCTCCGATCTCGTGGTTTCCCTATTATGTGATTGGGAAAAGGGAAGGTGCAGATACACGTGGGAATGCTAAACGTGTGCGATGGTAAGGACTAAACGGCACCGTATAAAAGGTtctctaattgttgcgatacaattagaacaaaggatcactttaccccctcaacttggcacaaagtatcaaaacgTCCAAAACAGAAAAATCGGATCACTGTTACCCTGAATTTGGCAAAATCGAGTCAAAAAACCCCCTATACtgatgtggcaccttaattgtAGGGTGAGTTTCTTAAATACtcattaatcctaattaaatactcattaatcatacttaaatactcattaatcttaattaaatctTAATTAAATCAGGGGCCTTTATGaacttttttccaaaaaaaatcaattttttttacaattttcgGCGAGGAGGGGCTCCTTCTCGCCAGAGACCTGCTactgctcgtctcagacgaacAGGTCggtgctcgtctgagacgagcaaggtgcttgctcgtctcagacgagcaagaACAGAGGAGCTGCtgaaaaatattgttttgtaaaaaatttagaattggagggttaatttgttattttaagtttattattaaaaagttgaaattgtttttgtttctaattattaagtattaatttaaaatgtttaaaaaaagttaggaccattttaagcttttttctatcaaaaaccacTATGGTAAAACGAAATCACTATCAAAatcggagagtgtatctcactctcttaggtgagagtggtGAGGGgggttttgtaccaaatttgccaagttcagggtaaaagtaaTCTCGTTTTGttaatttaaacgtttttgatactttgtacCAACTTCAGGGGGGAAAGTGTTCCTTTGTTCGATAAAATTatcttaaacttattttttaaaataaaaatataaattatataattatctgacccaaaaatgaaaaaatttgaaattaactgctcaaacaaataaaaactggATTAAATAATCCAGAATCACAAGTTCATGACGTTGACTCtttgatacaaaaaaaaatatagtaaaacatccatatttttattttgtaggtACCATAAGATTTTATCGCTATTTTATATAGATCTGTAGATATTAActaatcaataaattaatattattgatttaaaGTGTATTATTGGAAATCAACAATGTTAACAAAAAAAGTCACACACTATTATACTTATTAAAttggcataaaaataaatttattatattatatttaattataaatattatttatttaataaatgatataatatatattgaGTTGTTCTTTTTGTCATTCAATATGacaccaaaaatttaattttgtgataataaaatattctcTCGGTCCCAAATTGATAAgcactattttattttaatattttattaatttttaaaattaattttcatacgAATGTCAATCACCGGAGCTGCCGAAGAAGGAGCTTCCTTCTCCAAATGGAAAAGGAGCGTCCTTCTCCAAAAGCTCGCTCGTTCTCCAAATCTGGAGAAGGAGCAACAACTCCTTTTTATCGGAGAAGGAGCGGCCGCTGCTCCTTCTCCTATGAGAAGGCAGCTCCTCGGTGGCTATcagagaatttttttaaatttatttataaatttaaaaattaattaattattagaatttatttgaatatttttaaagttaaaggacatttttgtatctttttaaaACAGAAAACATGTGATGGaacctttttatttaattggttttaataattttatccttaaattaaCTACATTGTCATTGTATCCTTGTTCAGAGTAGaggtaaaatataaaaattcaaaataggatacaaatgaacttttttctaatccaatatataaattaatttataacaaaaaagtTGATTTAATCACAAATTCACAATGATATCGTCCATTATTCACTCAACTTTTACAAAATTATCAGAAATAATCACCAACTAAAATGAgagttttattttgataattatccttAATTACATTATATGCAGTTGTCATTTTCTTGTTGCATTGTTGCTCTTAGAATATCTATTGCCGGCATTGTCAATGTCATTGTCATATAAGAAATTTGGTCAAGAAATTGACAATTTGAGAGCAATATAGATTGCCGAGAATAAATCATGTGGTGGGCATAGTTTTGCTAAGCATTTCTGCTCCaaatacaacttgatcaaaAACCTATTACAGCCTGTGGTCTTGGACCGATTTAAATATGTTTCGAGAGTGGATCGTCTCCCGCCATACAGCTCAACTTAGTtctgtcaaaaaaattaaaacataccACCTGAATTAACAAGGAAAACAAAATACACAATCATACGAAAAGAGCCGACAAATACAGTATTATACTCTAAATGTCCGAAGTTAATAGTTTAGtacaaatacatttaaaaaatttaattttgttttatagaaCTAGTTGATTCATGAAAACGTCATAACTATACTTATTTAAATCAAGTAGCAGTTTTATACGCTTGGAAATAGATATTAAACGGATTGAATAGGATTAACACGACACGAGAAAAGTAAATACATACAACAAATTTCCGTATTAACTTGTAATAATAAACACGGTCATAAACCGATAAACATATTGAAATTGACCTATTACTATGATACGAACACGTTTAACTTCAAAtaaagcatgttatttttttgtattaattgtatatgatcCATTTTGATACCCTTACACATAGGCAGAAGAGTGAGAAAGAAGAGAAATTGATGCAGCCAAACTCAGTCTAGCTTCAACCGAAAACACCTCTATCTCCATATCCGCTTTTTAATCGTCTGTCACAAAGCTTCCAGTTTCATTCTTATCTAAGGAAACTGGAAGCCATTTGTAACAGAGGATCATTGGCAGGTAAGAAGAACAGAGGAGTTGGTGTGAAGACTGGACCGAATTCTGACCGGTTCAACCTCTCCGATTGCTCAGCTGAATCGCTCTCTTCATAAACTTGGAGCGGCCCTTCATCTATTTATTTGAGTATCCATTGGCCGGCCTTCACATCTTCTGCTGTCTTCATCTTCCATGCTCTtttctatttgttttatatttttcaactttttatcgctATATGACATAGTAAAGATGTTGCCATTTGGAAGGCCATCCTATTATGCTAATAATATATCGATGCAACTAATTCAAATTTGAGACTATTATCAAAATTGGGCGTAATTCATCAAAATCACAAACAGTATTAGCCGGAATCAGTATTTTAAAAACTGAAACGGGGTTGAACTTGCAAGACCACCGATTTCATAGTTAAATTTGTTCAATAAATTTAACGACCAATTCAACTGTTTTAAtacgaatttaaaatttgaactaTTCTTTTAATTAGAAACAATATCTAATTTAACGTTAAATGTTGATGTGAACACTGAAATATATACTATTTCGGCGTCTACATCAACaatattcaaattataatttttcaaaattaatgtcCGACACTAcagtaattaaaaaattgtgttAATTTGCTAAAGACTCTAAAGTTGAAGTTTTAtaaagcaattaagccaaaccagaaaatatatatat
This region of Mercurialis annua linkage group LG1-X, ddMerAnnu1.2, whole genome shotgun sequence genomic DNA includes:
- the LOC126665106 gene encoding V-type proton ATPase subunit c''1 — encoded protein: MSGALIVGHSSSWARALVHISPYTFSAIGIAISIGVSVLGAAWGIYITGSSLIGAAIKAPRITSKNLISVIFCEAVAIYGVIVAIILQTKLESVPNSQLYDPESLRAGYAIFASGIIVGFANLVCGLCVGVIGSSCALSDAQNSSLFVKILVIEIFGSALGLFGVIVGIIMSAQATWPAKV